In Clarias gariepinus isolate MV-2021 ecotype Netherlands chromosome 1, CGAR_prim_01v2, whole genome shotgun sequence, one DNA window encodes the following:
- the LOC128524376 gene encoding uncharacterized protein LOC128524376 gives MKNRTRKSPSKMYHKKWRRQTAQLRALVESSDSDENPGPSNESDNSGLSFADSPTDIQTQEQSDTGEDEYRDDHHPPDSDGESDSEIETLSEEESSDLRSDLAKWAVKNKATRTSVDELLLVLRKHGHRLPKDARTLLGTPHKIEVRDLCGGQFLYFGVETGLLKTCSQYPDFFSSENEMLLNFSVDGVPLFKSSNVQMWPILCSVKKFEPFIVALFCGTAKPNSVTDYTSSFLTELKALQQHGIEFQNGTINVKVNAFICDAPARAFLKCIKSHNAYSSCERCTIEGHYVSHRVVFNYQSQEKVDARTEDDFIKQAYPIHQTGCSPLIAAGLQCIQPFVLDYMHVVCLGVVRRLLNFLKQGPRECRLSSRQIGEISAKLLSLSGKLPREFARQPRSLTDLDRWKATEFRQFLLYTGPVVLRGILQDNFYHHFLTLSVAMSILLDSNGITRMSSIGYAEELLVYFYRTSTKLYSPIFPSYNVHALIHLSEDARHFKTSLNDISAFQFENHLQKLKKCVRNAKNPIAQLSKRIAEMDNSKIPISPAAHGTFVSTKKKDSCFFFGTFLCLGKGKKARKDMCV, from the exons ATGAAGAACAGAACCCGAAAGTCCCCTTCAAAG ATGTATCACAAAAAATGGAGACGACAAACTGCACAATTACGGGCATTGGTGGAGTCTAGTGATTCAGATGAGAATCCAGGTCCCTCAAATGAGAGTGATAATTCTGGCCTCTCTTTTGCTGATAGTccaacagacatacagacacaagaGCAGTCTGATACAGGAGAAGACGAGTATCGAGATGATCATCACCCGCCAGACAGTGATGGTGAAAGTGATTCAGAAATTGAAACTTTGTCTGAGGAGGAATCAAGTGATCTGAGAAGTGATTTGGCAAAATGGGCTGTAAAAAATAAGGCAACGCGCACATCGGTTGATGAGCTGCTTTTGGTGTTACGTAAACATGGCCACCGGCTGCCAAAAGATGCCAGAACCCTTTTAGGAACCCCACATAAAATAGAAGTCAGGGATCTATGTGGTGGCCAATTCCTTTACTTCGGTGTGGAGACGGGACTTTTGAAAACGTGCTCACAGTATCCCGATTTCTTTTCATCAGAAAATGAGATGCTGCTAAATTTCAGTGTAGATGGTGTGCCATTGTTTAAATCATCCAATGTACAAATGTGGCCCATTCTATGTAGTGTGAAAAAGTTTGAGCCGTTTATCGTTGCACTATTTTGTGGAACTGCAAAGCCAAACAGCGTTACTGATTACACGTCTAGTTTTTTAACAGAACTGAAGGCACTCCAACAACATGGGATTGAGTTCCAAAACGgaacaataaatgtaaaagtgaatGCTTTTATTTGTGATGCCCCAGCGAGAGCATTCCTAAAATGCATCAAGTCCCACAATGCCTACAGCAGCTGTGAGCGGTGCACCATTGAAGGACATTATGTAAGTCACAGAGTTGTATTCAACTACCAGTCGCAGGAGAAGGTTGATGCAAGAACAGAAGATGACTTCATTAAACAAGCATATCCCATCCACCAAACTGGTTGCTCACCCCTGATCGCTGCAGGCTTGCAGTGCATACAACCGTTTGTGCTAGACTATATGCATGTTGTCTGCCTAGGGGTTGTCAGACGATTGCTGAACTTTCTAAAACAGGGACCTAGAGAGTGTAGGCTGTCCTCAAGGCAAATTGGAGAAATTTCAGCAAAACTCTTGTCCCTCAGTGGAAAGCTGCCAAGAGAATTTGCCCGACAGCCACGAAGTCTAACTGATCTGGACAGATGGAAAGCGACGGAATTCAGGCAGTTTTTACTCTATACTGGACCGGTTGTTCTCAGAGGCATTCTGCAAGACAATTTTTACCATCACTTTTTGACACTGTCAGTTGCCATGTCCATACTGTTGGACTCCAATGGCATTACACGAATGTCATCCATTGGCTACGCTGAAGAGCTTTTAGTATATTTTTATAGAACATCTACCAAGCTCTACAGCCCGATCTTTCCATCCTATAATGTCCATGCCCTGATCCACTTGTCTGAAGATGCAAGGCActttaaaacatctttaaatgACATTTCTGCCTTTCAGTTTGAAAACCAcctgcaaaaactaaaaaaatgtgtCAGAAATGCAAAAAACCCAATTGCACAACTATCGAAGAGGATAGCTGAAATGGACAATTCAAAAATTCCTATCTCACCAGCAGCACATGGGACATTTGTGTCAACTAAGAAGAAggactcctgttttttttttgggacattCCTTTGCCTTGGTAAAGGAAAGAAGGCCAGAaaagacatgtgtgtgtga